In Planctomycetia bacterium, one DNA window encodes the following:
- a CDS encoding SBBP repeat-containing protein, with translation MRASTSVWSRYAHRLFGNPQATTPLRRAGRRVHRLGFERMEDRTVLSASFGGAAAIDVAAQDFAADQAGNTIMSGFFSGTVDFDRAAAHVGDTDMLTAGGTNDIYFAKYAPDGALLWANQMLGAAGASGVARTVTTDTSGNFYLGGDFTGTISFGAFTLTSGAAKDGFVAKVGSDGTVLWANRWGAADAEIVNGITVDGAGNVYTAGSTSTKLQVEKFSASGTPLWAKQISGASGADAVGNGIDTDAAGNVYVGGGFSGKVDFDPGAGTQNVNAGANDNGFVLKLTAAGNYGWVSTFASQTSASYSKCNDLLVDGANNIIVGGSYYGSVDFKPGNGTYVLPTWVFPPGGSGAYSGPGFITKLNSAGALVWAQQVGSGVEGGGGVMGLALDSAGNVFATGIFNRTTDFDPGAGTNVMTSNGGTDVFVTKFSATGAYQWAVSVGGTGNDWARGIAVDGGGNVHVAGYFYNTVDFNPDADSISTLTSTGGSDGFLLKLLQF, from the coding sequence ATGCGTGCCTCCACGTCTGTCTGGTCCCGCTACGCCCATCGCCTGTTCGGCAATCCGCAGGCGACCACGCCACTACGAAGGGCCGGTCGCCGCGTACACCGACTCGGCTTCGAGCGGATGGAGGACCGGACGGTGCTTTCGGCTTCGTTCGGCGGGGCTGCCGCAATCGATGTCGCCGCGCAGGACTTTGCCGCCGACCAGGCGGGAAACACGATCATGTCCGGTTTCTTTTCCGGTACGGTGGACTTCGACCGCGCCGCCGCGCACGTCGGCGACACTGACATGCTCACGGCCGGCGGCACGAACGACATCTACTTCGCCAAATATGCGCCCGACGGCGCGTTGTTGTGGGCCAATCAGATGCTGGGCGCGGCCGGCGCCAGTGGTGTCGCTCGGACGGTGACGACCGACACGAGCGGCAACTTCTATCTCGGCGGCGATTTCACGGGGACGATCAGTTTCGGCGCGTTCACCCTGACGAGCGGCGCCGCCAAGGACGGGTTCGTCGCCAAGGTCGGCTCGGATGGGACCGTGCTCTGGGCCAACCGCTGGGGAGCCGCCGACGCGGAGATCGTCAATGGAATCACCGTCGACGGCGCCGGCAACGTGTACACCGCAGGGAGTACATCCACCAAGCTTCAGGTCGAAAAATTCAGCGCCAGTGGCACGCCACTCTGGGCCAAGCAAATCAGCGGCGCTAGCGGGGCCGATGCCGTTGGCAACGGAATTGACACCGACGCCGCCGGCAATGTCTACGTGGGCGGAGGATTTAGCGGGAAAGTGGACTTCGACCCAGGCGCTGGCACGCAAAACGTCAATGCCGGAGCTAACGACAACGGTTTCGTGCTCAAGTTGACCGCGGCCGGCAACTACGGCTGGGTCAGCACGTTTGCCAGCCAGACGTCCGCGTCGTACAGCAAGTGCAACGACCTCCTCGTCGACGGCGCCAACAATATCATTGTCGGTGGTTCCTATTACGGTTCCGTCGACTTCAAGCCAGGCAATGGAACGTACGTTTTGCCCACGTGGGTATTCCCACCGGGCGGTTCCGGCGCGTACTCCGGCCCCGGATTCATCACCAAGCTCAACTCGGCAGGCGCCTTGGTATGGGCGCAACAAGTCGGGAGCGGCGTTGAAGGAGGGGGCGGCGTCATGGGTCTTGCCCTGGACTCGGCCGGTAACGTCTTTGCCACGGGCATTTTCAACCGCACGACGGACTTCGACCCGGGCGCCGGAACCAACGTGATGACGAGCAACGGAGGCACGGACGTCTTTGTGACCAAGTTCAGCGCCACGGGCGCGTACCAATGGGCGGTTTCCGTCGGCGGGACAGGGAATGATTGGGCCCGAGGCATCGCGGTCGACGGCGGCGGAAACGTGCATGTCGCGGGGTACTTTTACAACACCGTCGATTTCAATCCCGATGCTGACTCGATTAGTACACTGACCAGCACGGGAGGCAGCGACGGGTTTCTCTTGAAGCTTCTGCAGTTCTGA